In the genome of Candidatus Eisenbacteria bacterium, the window GGAGGAGCATGAACCCGCGGGAAGAAGCTCGTCCCGCGGCAGGAAGAAGAGGGATCGTAGAAGCATGGACATCCTGACCTGGATCACGTTCTCGCCGCTTCTCTTCATCCCGATTCTCCTCCTCTTGCCGGAGAATCGGAAGAACGCGATCCGATGGACCGCCGCAGCGGGGACGGCCGTTCCCCTCGCGCTCGCCGCCTATCTCTACGGAGCGTTCGATCGAACCCTCGCGGGGATCAACGAGCCGGGCTCTTTCCAGTTCGTCGTTCGGAACCCGTGGATCGAGTCGTTCTCCATCGAGTACTACATGGGAATCGACGGATTGTCGGTCACGATGGTGCTTCTCACGGCGCTCCTCTCGTTCCTCTGCATCTTCGCTTCGTTCGGCATCGATCGAGGGCTTCGCGGGTATTTCTCGATGTTTCTCCTTCTCGAGGTCGGGATGATGGGCGTCTTCTGCGCGCTCGACTTCTTTCTCTTCTATCTCTTCTGGGAGATCATGCTCCTCCCGATGTACTTCCTGATCGGCGTCTGGGGCGGACCCCGAAAGGTTTATGCGGCAATCAAATTCTTCCTCTACACGCTCTTCGGCTCCGTGCTCATGCTTCTTTGCATTCTCGCTCTCTATTTCAAGGGCGGCCACACCTTCGACATGGTTCGCCTCATGAACGGAGCGGTGGAGTCGGGATCGATCGGCCTCTTCGGAACCGCCCTCGGTTTCGGCAAGGCGATCTTCATCGGCCTCTTCATCGGCTTCGCGATCAAGGTGCCGATCTTCCCGTTCCACACGTGGCTTCCGGACGCGCATGTCGAGGCGCCCACTCCGATCTCGGTGATCCTCGCCGGAGTCCTCCTCAAGATGGGAACCTACGGGATGCTCCGGATCAGCTATCCCATCCTCCCAGAGGCGACCCGCTGGTTCGCGCCGGCGCTCGCCGCTCTCGCGCTCGTGAACATCGTGTACGGCGCGCTCTGCGCGATGGCGCAGAAGGACCTCAAGAAGCTGATCGCCTACTCTTCGATCAGCCACATGGGCTTCGTTCTTCTCGGGATGTCCTCGGGCACCGTCCAGGGGATGAACGGAGCGGTCCTTCAGATGTTCAACCACGGAACGATCACGGCGATGCTCTTCCTCCTCGTCGGGGTGATCTACGACCGCGCGCATCACCGGGAGATCGAGGGCTTCGGCGGGCTCGCCGGCCGCACGCCCGTTTACGCGACCTTCTCCGCGCTCGCCTTCTTTGCGGCGATCGGGCTCCCCGGGCTCTCCGGCTTCATCTCGGAGGCGCTCGTGCTCATCGGCGGCTTCCGCACGTTCCCCGCGTTCACGATCCTCTCTGCCTCGGGGATCGTGCTCGGGGCGGCGTACATGCTCTGGACGTACCAGCGGATCTTCCTCGGACCGCTGAACGAGAAATACTCGGCGCTCCCGGAGATCGACGGACGCGAGATCTTCACGCTCGCTCCGCTCGCGGCGCTCGCGGTTCTTCTCGGTTTCTACCCGCACCCGATTCTCGGGATGATGCACTCGTCGATGAGCCATCTCGTGCGGGCGGTTTGGGGGTAAAGGATGAACGGAACGGTCCTCGGGAACGCCGAGAGCATCCGCTACTTCCTCCCCGAGATCGTTCTCGTCGGGACGATCCTCGCGGTGATCGCCTTCGAGCTTTTCGCGGGGCGGGGACGAGCGACGGATCCGCCCACCGCCATCGGACGGAGATCCCCGGTGTGCGACGGGACGCTCGCGATCGGCATTCTCGGCGTCGCCGGTTCCCTCGCCGCGCTCCTCTCGCTCGGCTACGAAGGCCCTCTTCTTCTCTTCGAAGGGGCGATCGCTTGGGATCCCTTTTCGGTCTTCTTCCGCTGGTTCTCTCTCGCGGTCGCGGCGGCGGTTCTTCTTATCGCCCATCCGTACCGGCCGCTCGTCTCTCTTCACCACGGCGAGTTCGTCTCTCTCGTCGTCGGGACCGCGTTCGGGATGATGCTTCTCGCGTCCTCGACGAACCTCCTTCTCGTCTACCTCGCGCTCGAGATGGTCTCTCTCCCCTCGTACATCCTCGCCGGTTTCCTTCGCGGAGACCGAAGGTCGAGCGAGGCGGCGCTGAAATACGCCGTCTACGGAGCGGCCGCGTCGGGGGCGATGCTTTATGGCCTTTCCTTTCTCTACGGAATGACCGGCTCGATCGGCTTCTTCGAGATGCGCGAAGCGATCGCGGGGGGCGAGATCCCGGTCGTTCACCTTCTCGTCCCGATCGTGCTCGTTCTCGCCGGATTCGGATACAAGATCGCCGCGGTCCCGTTCCATATGTGGGCGCCGGACGTCTACGAAGGAAGCGCGACGCCGATCACCGCGTTCTTCTCTGTCGGCCCGAAAGCGGCGGGACTCGCGGTGCTCATCCGCTTTTTCCATTCGGTCTTCGCGGCGGGCGGCGAAGACTCGCTCCGAGTGATCGGCTCGGTCGACTGGACTCTCGTCCTTGGGATCCTCTCCGCGATCACGATGACCTTGGGGAACCTCGCCGCGATCCCACAGGACAACCTGAAGCGGATGCTCGCCTACTCCTCGATCGCCCACGCGGGAACGATGCTGATGGGCGCGGTCGTCCTCGGCGGCTCCGGAGTCCACGCGATCCTGTTCTATCTGGTCGTTTACGCATTCATGAACCTCGGAGCGTTTCTCGTGGTGATCGCGATCTCGATCGACAAGAGGCGCGAGACGATCGCGGACTTCCGCGGGCTCGGATGGAAGATGCCGTTCCTCGGCGTCTCGATGACCGTCTTTCTCCTCTCCCTCACCGGCATGCCGCCGACGGCCGGCTTCGTGGCCAAGTTCGCGATCCTGCGCGCGCTGATCGAGGAGGAGATCTACTGGCTCGCGGTGGTCGGCGTCCTGAACACCGTCGTCTCGCTCTACTACTACGCGCGCGTCATCAAGGCGATGTTCCTCGACCCGCCCGATCCGGCGGAGCCGGGCGTGCCCTCTCTCTCGAGAATCCACATCTTGCTCATCGTTCTCTTCCTCGTCCCGACGATTCTCTTCGGTTTCCGATTCGGAGTTCTCGACGCGGTCGCCGCCGCTTCCCGGTCGCTGGTCGCGGGACCATGAAGCCCGAGAAGCCGTTCGTCCGCGTGGTCGCCGGGGTCGCCTTTCGAGACGGCCGCTTTCTCGCCGCGCTTCGCCCGGAAGGAAAGCCGTGCGCGGGACGATGGGAGTTCCCCGGCGGGAAGGTCGAGGCGGGAGAAACCGACGAAGAGGCCCTCCGCCGGGAGCTTCGCGAGGAGCTCGGCGTGGAGGCGCGAATCGGCGAGGAGATCGATGTCCGAACACACGAATACCCGGAAAAGACGGTGGAGCTTCACTTCTATCGGATCGTAGAATGGCGGGAGGAGCCGCTCGCGATCGGTGTCGGCGCGCTCCGCTGGTTCGCCCCGGAGGAGGCCGGCGATGCGCCGTTCCTCGAGGGAGACAAGGAGTTCTTGGCGAAGATGAAGAACCCGTCCTTCGTGAGGGAGCGGTTTTCATGAGCCCGGTCTCTCCGCCCCGGCTTCCGATTTCCTTCGTCCTCTTCGACTTAGACGGAACGCTCGTCGACACGCTCGAGGATATCGCCGCTTCCGTGAACCACGCGCTTCGCACGCTCGGCCTTCCCGAGCGGTCCCTCGAGGAGGTGCGGACGTTCGTCGGCCGCGGCGTTCAGCATCTTGTTCTTCGCGCGATCGGAAGCGAGAACGCCGAGAAGGCGGATCGGTTGCTCGACCTCTTCCGCGCCCACTACGACGCGCACTGCCTCGACCGATCGCGCCTCATGCCGGGCGCGCGGGAGTGTCTCGAATACTTCGCGGGGAGAGACCTCGGCGTGGTCTCGAACAAGCCGGAGCGCTTCGTGCGGCGGCTGCTCGAGGGGCTCGGAATCGATTCATACTTCAAGGTTATGTTCGGCGGGGACTCGACGGCCGAACGAAAGCCGTCGCCTCTCATGGTGCGCGCCGCGCTCGGGACGCTCGGGCGCTCGCCGAATGAGGGGATTCTCGCCGGCGATCTCCCGGTCGATGTCGAGACCGGCCGCGCGGCCGGCGTCTACACGGTCGCTCTTCTCGGCGGCTTCGGCACGCGCGAGGAGCTCGAGGCCTCCTCTCCCGACCTCCTGCTCGACGATCTCCACATGCTCGTCCGGCGGTTCGGGTAGAAGATCGCCGAAGGGAAAACGCGTCGAGCCGGCTGTTCACGGCCCCGCGAGGGATGATATCCTCCCGGCGTCGAGAGTCGGGTGAAGCGGAAACGAATCCCGTCGGAGAAGGTTCGAGAAGAACGCGCATGGAGCACTTCCTTGTCCTTGGGCTGATCGGCTCGGCGCTCGTCCTCTTCGCGCTCGAGGTCGTGCGGCCCGACCTCGTGGGGCTCGGCGTGCTTCTGGTGCTCCTCTTGTCCCGCACGGTAACCATCGAGGAGGGATTCTCCGGATTCAGCAACCCGGCCGTGATCACGGTTCTGGCGATGTTCATCCTGAGCTCGGGGCTGATCCGCACGGGCGTCGCCGATCACCTCGCCGGAGTCATCACGAAAGCGGGCGGCGGACACCCGGTATTCCTGACCGCCGCCGTGATGGCGATCGTGGGCGTGATGTCCGCGTTCATGAACAACATCGGCGCGGTCGCCATCCTTCTCCCTTCCATGTACGTCGTCGCCCGAAAGCTGGAGTATCCGGTCACCAAGCTGCTCATCCCGCTCTCCTTCGGGTCGCTCCTCGGCGGGCTGACGACGCTGATCGGAACGCCGCCCAACCTGCTCTGTTCGACGGCGATGGAAGAAGCGGGCTTTCGCGGATTTCGGATGTTCGACTTCGTGCCGACGGGGCTCGCGGTGATGGCGACCGGCATTCTCTACATGGCGCTCGTCGGACGGTTCCTCATCCCCGTGCGAAAAGAGACCGAGAGCCTGACGCAGCGCTTCCATTTGCAGGACTACCTCACCGAAGTAGTGGTTCCCGAGGGAAGCTCGCTCATTGGAAAGTCCCTCGCGGAAGCAGGCCTACCCAAGACGCTCGGGCTCTCGGTCCTTCGCGTTCGTCGCAAGGACGCTCCCGATCATGCGTTCGTTCCATCGCCGACCACGGTGTTGCAGATGGGTGACTGCCTCATCGTAGAAGGGAACATCGAGGAACTTCTTCAGAGCAAGAGCAGCGGCCCGCTTCGAATTGTCGCGGAGACGAAGTTCGAGGACTCGGCGCTCATCGGCGCCGATATCGAGCTTGCCGAGGTGGTCATCGCCCCGAACGCGACCCTGCGCGGTCAATCGATCAACCAAGGCCAACTGCGCTCCCGCTACAACGTATTGGTTCTCGCGCTCCGCCGGCGCGGGCGCGATCTCGTGGAGCGCTTCACCTACATGCCGCTCCGAGTGGGCGATGTGCTCCTCGTGCAGGGATCGCCCGAGGCGATCGGCGAGGTGGCGAGGAGCGCAGATTTCCTGGTCGCGAACCGCCTCGAGCACGAGGCGCGCGAGTCGAAGAAGGCGCCGTTGGCCCTCGCGATCATGGCCCTCTCGGTGGCGACGGCGGCGACGGGATTGCTTCACATCTCGGTGGCGGGAATGCTCGGGGTGCTGCTCATGGCGCTCACGAAGTGCGTGCGCGTTCAAACCATGTATCGTGCGGTCGAGTGGAGGGTGATCTTCCTCATCGCCTGCATGATGCCGCTCGGCATCGCCATGAACGACGAGCACTCGGGGACCGCGCGCTGGCTCGCGGAGCATGTGGTGAGTCGGACGGGGCCGCACGGGCCGCTGGTCGTGATGGCGAGCCTGTTCCTCTTCACGACGACGATCACGGAAGTCATGTCGAACGCCGCTGCCGCGGTGTTGACCGCGCCGATCGGCGTGGCGATCGCGGTGGCGATGGGGCTGGAGCCTCATCCCTTCCTGATGGCGATCGCGATCGGGGCCTCCACCACATTCCTGACGCCGGTCGGCCACCAGGCGAACGTGCTGGTCTACGGCGTGGGGAACTATCGGTTCGCCGACTTCCCGCGCGTAGGCGCTCTTCTCAACTTGCTGATCTTCGTCGTCACGATGATCGTGGTGCCGATCGTGTTGCCGTTCGTGGAGCTTCCGGTCAGGTGAGAGGAGAGACGCGCGCATGATCCCTGATTCGCCTTCGGCCCCTCTCACCGACGCGAGCGCCCCCTGGGGTCTCCTGTGGGCCTACGTGTTGTTCTCCTTGCTCTTCTCGTTTCTCTGCTCCATCGCGGAGGCGGTTCTACTCTCCATTACCCCCTCTTACATCGAAGACCTGGCCGTTCGGCGGCCGAGGCTCGCCGGTCTCGTGAAGCGCCTCAAGCAGGAAGACGTAGATCGATCGCTTGCCGCCATCTTGACCCTGAACACGGTCGCGCACACCGTCGGCGCCGTCGGAGCAGGCGCCCAGGCGACCATCCTGTTCGGGAGCGCATGGGTCGGCCTCTTCTCCGCGGTCCTGACTCTTGCAATCCTCTTTCTTACCGAGATCATCCCGAAGACGATCGGCGCCGTCTACTGGTCGAGTCTCGTTCGGCCGACCGCGTTCTTCGTGCACGGTCTTACCCTCGCTCTCTATCCCATCGTGCGGATCACGGAGTTGATAACGAAATCCATCTCGCGAGGAAAGCAGCTTCACGTCTTCAGTCGGGAGGAGTTCATCGCGATGGCCCGTGTCGGCGAAGCGACCGGGCACCTTCACGCCAAGGAGTCGAGGATCATCCGGAATCTGTTTCGCCTCGGATCTCTCCGCACGGCGGATATCATGACCCCTCGGACCGTGATTTCCGCGATTCCTGAGACGGCCAAGGTTTCGGAGGCGTTGGAGCTTGTCGCCGGCTCCCCCTTCTCGCGCCTGCTGCTCTATCGGAACAACCTGGACGAGGTCACGGGCTTTGCTCTCAAGCAGGACATCCTGATGCAGAAGGCCGCTGGGCGCGACGAGGAGCGCCTTTCGTCGTTGAAGCGAAACATCCTCGCCGTCCCCGGATCCATGTCGCTGTCGACCTTATTGGACAACTTCCTCGAACACCGTCAACACATCGCGATCGTGATCGACGAACACGGCGGTACCCGAGGACTGGTCACGTTCGAGGACCTGGTGGAGACCTTGATGGGCTTGGAGATCACGGACGAGACCGACTCGGTGGTCGACATGAGAGCATTGGCGCGCAAGCAGTGGTTGGAACGCGCCAAGGCGCTCGGAATCGACGAGGAGATCATCGAAGAACCCTAGTCGAGAGAGCGGACCGCGGATGCTCGGAGAGAGACGGCCTGCCAAGTTGCCGAATCCGCTACGATTGATCGCGTATGGAAAGGAACGGTCCGGGCGTTTCCGCCCGCACCGGTGAGCGAGCTCGACGCCGTAACCGTCGCCGGCACGGCCGTTGGAGCGACGAAATCAGGATTGCTCATCGGCCAGGACCCCGCTCCGCACTCACCGGAGAACCGCGATGCAGGCAAGCCTTGCGCGAGATCGTGCGCGTCGCTTGCCGGCGCTTTGCGATCGACCTTCTCCACCGAAACGGCCTTCTCCGTCTCTGGAAAGGCCGAGGCGCGGGCCGCGGAGGGTATCGCGGGGCGCGTTGGCACTCGATCGACGACGCACGCGCTCTCTTCCGCGATCTCCCCGTTCGTCATCTTCGAGTGCAAACCGCGATCCACATCCCGACCGGAGGGTTTTCGAACGAGCCATCGAGCGCATTCTCCCCGCCGCTCTCCCGACCGGTTCGTTCCTTCTCGTTTCCGGAGACGCCGCAGAGTAGAACAACCATAGACATGAAGGAAACCCGAAGACTCCTCTCCTTGTCCCTTCGCCCGTCCCGTGCTATCCTTCTGGTTCTCGGAAGCTGGCGCGGACACGACCGAGCCGGGGCTTCCCGTCGCGAAGAGCGGCGGGGTGGCGAGGAAGCTCCCTCGCGCATGCGGCGCGAAGGAGAGCCCCGCCGTCCGACGACGCAGCCACGGCGGGCGGCACAAGCGAACGAAGATCGCGACGACCCGGCCACGGATCGTCCGAGAAGCGGACTCAAGACACGAAGGCGGATACGAAGATGAGCACGAAGAAGAAACCCGCGGTTCTGCACATCGCCGACAGCATGACGAGCGCCGATCTCCTCTACCTGACCCGTTTCCCGAGCGGCGACCCGTTCATCTATTTGCAGTCCGGGGGCAAGACGACGATCGCAGTGACCGACTTCGAGGTCGGCCGCGCCTCCTCCGAATCGATCGCCGACGAAGTCCTCCCCTTCTCCCGCCTCCACGAGCTGGCGGGGAAGGCCGATCTCGTCTCCGCCGCCGCGGCCCTTCTCAAATGGAAGAAGATCCGCCAGGTCGAGGTCCCCTCGCAGTTCGCGGTCGGCGCGGCCGAGGAACTCCGCAAGCTAGGGGTGATAACCCGCGTGAAGCCCGACCCGTTCGTCCCCGAGCGGCAGACAAAGACCTCTCGCGAAGTCCGCATGATCACGGACGTGCAAAGGAAGACCGAGAAGGCGATGGAGAACGCAATTCACTGGATCGCCTCCGCATCGGTCCGCCGCGGAACGCTCTACGTGGGCGGCCGCCCCCTCACCGCCGAGATGGTGCGCAAGCGAATCCATCTCGACCTGATGGAGGAGGATTGCCTCGGCGCCTCGACGATCGTCGCCTGCGGCGACCAGGCCGTCGATCCGCACAACATCGGGATCGGCCCGCTCAAGGCGAACACGCCGATCGTGATCGACATCTTCCCGCGCTCGCAGGCCACCTACTACTTCGCCGACATCACAAGGACGGTCGTCAAGGGGAAAGCTTCGGAGACGGTGAAGAAGATGTTCCGCACCGTGCGCGAGGGACAAAGAATCGCGTTCTCGATGATTCGGCCCGGCGTGCGCGCCGATAAGGTCCACGAGGCGATCGTCGAGTACTTTCAGTCGGAAGGTTTCAAGACCGGCATTCAAGGCGGCAAGCTGCAAGGGTTCATCCACGGAACCGGACACGGGCTGGGACTCGAAATCCATGAGCCCCCGCGCGTCTCGAAAGTGCAGCTCCAGCTTCAGACGGGGAACGTGGTGACGGTGGAGCCGGGTCTCTACTACAAGGGACACGGAGGCGTTCGCCTCGAGGACGTGGCGCTCGTCACGCCTCAGGGGAACCGGAACCTCACGCGCGCTCCCAAGATCCTCGAGGTGTAGAGAGCCCCGGCCGTTTCTTGACGAGGCCCTCGGCGTGCCATAGATTCAACAGGGAGCGCGCGCATCCCGAGGGAGCAAGCCGCTTCTCGGACGCGGAGACGGCAAGCCGGCCTTCGCGCTGAGCCGCGAGGGGACACCGGACGTGCGGCGCATCGAGAGGAGCGGAGGATGGCGAACGAACCGCGGGAGACGCCGGGCGATCGGATCGAGGTCGCGCGGATCGTGGTCGGCCCCTTCCAGGAGAACTGCTTTCTGGTGCGGGAGGCCGGAGGCTCGGGATGCGTCGTCGTCGATCCGGGCGACGAAGCGGACCGGATCGCGGAACGGATCGATGAGAGGGGATGGAAGCCGGTCGCGATCGTGAACACGCACGCCCATCTCGATCACATCGGCGGTATTCAAGAGCTCAAGGAGAAATACGGCATCCCGCTCCTTCTTCACGAGGCGGACGAGCCGCTTCTTCGCTCGGCGCCCGAGCACGCGCGCTTCTTCGGCGTGGCGGAGCCGACCGTCCCCGCCGTGGACCGCCGTCTCTCCGACGGAGACGTGCTCGACTTCGGCGGGATCCGGCTCGAGGTTCTGCACACGCCGGGCCACTCGCCCGGAAGCGTCAGCCTCGTCGCCGGCGGACGCGTCTTCGTGGGGGACACTCTCTTCGAGGGATCGATCGGCAGAACCGATCTCCCGGGGGGTTCGCACGGGACTTTGCTCCGCTCGATCCGCAGGCGGCTCTTCGCGCTGCCGGACGAAGCGATCGTCCACTGCGGGCACGGACCCGACACAACGATCGGCCGCGAGAGACGATCGAACCCGTTTCTCCGGGAATCGTCGGTGGGAACGATCGAGTAGACGCCCTTCCGGGCGTTTCGCGATAACAAGCGCGCGACTCGGGAAACGGATTCCCGTTCGCGCACGACGCCCGAAAGGGCGAAGGAGATGTCGATGCTGAAGAAATCGATGGAAAAGGCGCTCAACAAGCAGATGAACGACGAGTTCGCATCCGCGTATCTCTATCTCTCCATGGCTTCCTACTTCGAAAACCGCAACCTGAAGGGTTTCGGGCACTGGATGCACGCCCAGACCAAAGAGGAAACCGAACACGGAATGAAGTTCTTCCACTTCATTCTCGACCGGGGCGGGAAGCCGATTCTCGACGCGA includes:
- a CDS encoding NADH-quinone oxidoreductase subunit M, whose protein sequence is MDILTWITFSPLLFIPILLLLPENRKNAIRWTAAAGTAVPLALAAYLYGAFDRTLAGINEPGSFQFVVRNPWIESFSIEYYMGIDGLSVTMVLLTALLSFLCIFASFGIDRGLRGYFSMFLLLEVGMMGVFCALDFFLFYLFWEIMLLPMYFLIGVWGGPRKVYAAIKFFLYTLFGSVLMLLCILALYFKGGHTFDMVRLMNGAVESGSIGLFGTALGFGKAIFIGLFIGFAIKVPIFPFHTWLPDAHVEAPTPISVILAGVLLKMGTYGMLRISYPILPEATRWFAPALAALALVNIVYGALCAMAQKDLKKLIAYSSISHMGFVLLGMSSGTVQGMNGAVLQMFNHGTITAMLFLLVGVIYDRAHHREIEGFGGLAGRTPVYATFSALAFFAAIGLPGLSGFISEALVLIGGFRTFPAFTILSASGIVLGAAYMLWTYQRIFLGPLNEKYSALPEIDGREIFTLAPLAALAVLLGFYPHPILGMMHSSMSHLVRAVWG
- a CDS encoding NADH-quinone oxidoreductase subunit N gives rise to the protein MNGTVLGNAESIRYFLPEIVLVGTILAVIAFELFAGRGRATDPPTAIGRRSPVCDGTLAIGILGVAGSLAALLSLGYEGPLLLFEGAIAWDPFSVFFRWFSLAVAAAVLLIAHPYRPLVSLHHGEFVSLVVGTAFGMMLLASSTNLLLVYLALEMVSLPSYILAGFLRGDRRSSEAALKYAVYGAAASGAMLYGLSFLYGMTGSIGFFEMREAIAGGEIPVVHLLVPIVLVLAGFGYKIAAVPFHMWAPDVYEGSATPITAFFSVGPKAAGLAVLIRFFHSVFAAGGEDSLRVIGSVDWTLVLGILSAITMTLGNLAAIPQDNLKRMLAYSSIAHAGTMLMGAVVLGGSGVHAILFYLVVYAFMNLGAFLVVIAISIDKRRETIADFRGLGWKMPFLGVSMTVFLLSLTGMPPTAGFVAKFAILRALIEEEIYWLAVVGVLNTVVSLYYYARVIKAMFLDPPDPAEPGVPSLSRIHILLIVLFLVPTILFGFRFGVLDAVAAASRSLVAGP
- a CDS encoding (deoxy)nucleoside triphosphate pyrophosphohydrolase, whose amino-acid sequence is MKPEKPFVRVVAGVAFRDGRFLAALRPEGKPCAGRWEFPGGKVEAGETDEEALRRELREELGVEARIGEEIDVRTHEYPEKTVELHFYRIVEWREEPLAIGVGALRWFAPEEAGDAPFLEGDKEFLAKMKNPSFVRERFS
- a CDS encoding HAD-IA family hydrolase gives rise to the protein MSPVSPPRLPISFVLFDLDGTLVDTLEDIAASVNHALRTLGLPERSLEEVRTFVGRGVQHLVLRAIGSENAEKADRLLDLFRAHYDAHCLDRSRLMPGARECLEYFAGRDLGVVSNKPERFVRRLLEGLGIDSYFKVMFGGDSTAERKPSPLMVRAALGTLGRSPNEGILAGDLPVDVETGRAAGVYTVALLGGFGTREELEASSPDLLLDDLHMLVRRFG
- a CDS encoding SLC13 family permease, yielding MEHFLVLGLIGSALVLFALEVVRPDLVGLGVLLVLLLSRTVTIEEGFSGFSNPAVITVLAMFILSSGLIRTGVADHLAGVITKAGGGHPVFLTAAVMAIVGVMSAFMNNIGAVAILLPSMYVVARKLEYPVTKLLIPLSFGSLLGGLTTLIGTPPNLLCSTAMEEAGFRGFRMFDFVPTGLAVMATGILYMALVGRFLIPVRKETESLTQRFHLQDYLTEVVVPEGSSLIGKSLAEAGLPKTLGLSVLRVRRKDAPDHAFVPSPTTVLQMGDCLIVEGNIEELLQSKSSGPLRIVAETKFEDSALIGADIELAEVVIAPNATLRGQSINQGQLRSRYNVLVLALRRRGRDLVERFTYMPLRVGDVLLVQGSPEAIGEVARSADFLVANRLEHEARESKKAPLALAIMALSVATAATGLLHISVAGMLGVLLMALTKCVRVQTMYRAVEWRVIFLIACMMPLGIAMNDEHSGTARWLAEHVVSRTGPHGPLVVMASLFLFTTTITEVMSNAAAAVLTAPIGVAIAVAMGLEPHPFLMAIAIGASTTFLTPVGHQANVLVYGVGNYRFADFPRVGALLNLLIFVVTMIVVPIVLPFVELPVR
- a CDS encoding HlyC/CorC family transporter, whose translation is MIPDSPSAPLTDASAPWGLLWAYVLFSLLFSFLCSIAEAVLLSITPSYIEDLAVRRPRLAGLVKRLKQEDVDRSLAAILTLNTVAHTVGAVGAGAQATILFGSAWVGLFSAVLTLAILFLTEIIPKTIGAVYWSSLVRPTAFFVHGLTLALYPIVRITELITKSISRGKQLHVFSREEFIAMARVGEATGHLHAKESRIIRNLFRLGSLRTADIMTPRTVISAIPETAKVSEALELVAGSPFSRLLLYRNNLDEVTGFALKQDILMQKAAGRDEERLSSLKRNILAVPGSMSLSTLLDNFLEHRQHIAIVIDEHGGTRGLVTFEDLVETLMGLEITDETDSVVDMRALARKQWLERAKALGIDEEIIEEP
- a CDS encoding aminopeptidase P family protein, with the protein product MSTKKKPAVLHIADSMTSADLLYLTRFPSGDPFIYLQSGGKTTIAVTDFEVGRASSESIADEVLPFSRLHELAGKADLVSAAAALLKWKKIRQVEVPSQFAVGAAEELRKLGVITRVKPDPFVPERQTKTSREVRMITDVQRKTEKAMENAIHWIASASVRRGTLYVGGRPLTAEMVRKRIHLDLMEEDCLGASTIVACGDQAVDPHNIGIGPLKANTPIVIDIFPRSQATYYFADITRTVVKGKASETVKKMFRTVREGQRIAFSMIRPGVRADKVHEAIVEYFQSEGFKTGIQGGKLQGFIHGTGHGLGLEIHEPPRVSKVQLQLQTGNVVTVEPGLYYKGHGGVRLEDVALVTPQGNRNLTRAPKILEV
- a CDS encoding MBL fold metallo-hydrolase — protein: MANEPRETPGDRIEVARIVVGPFQENCFLVREAGGSGCVVVDPGDEADRIAERIDERGWKPVAIVNTHAHLDHIGGIQELKEKYGIPLLLHEADEPLLRSAPEHARFFGVAEPTVPAVDRRLSDGDVLDFGGIRLEVLHTPGHSPGSVSLVAGGRVFVGDTLFEGSIGRTDLPGGSHGTLLRSIRRRLFALPDEAIVHCGHGPDTTIGRERRSNPFLRESSVGTIE